In Serinus canaria isolate serCan28SL12 chromosome 5, serCan2020, whole genome shotgun sequence, the following proteins share a genomic window:
- the ADM gene encoding pro-adrenomedullin: protein MKLVHVALLYLGSVTFFGVDAARVDVATEFKRKWTKWALSRAKRDVKPAGLLRGLGAAADVLPLIRTQDVKEDSRVSPPSNREDAHIRVKRYRQSINRFPHFQTKACRFGTCTVHWLVDELHRAAVNDRNDAAPPNKISPRGYGRRRRSLPERRSPARSPSSGRRPRTRRAQPLAAFLGV from the exons ATGAAACTAGTTCACGTAGCCCTGCTCTATCTCGGCTCTGTGACCTTCTTCGGGGTGGATGCTGCAAGAGTGGACGTAGCGACAGAGTTCAAAAGAAA ATGGACAAAATGGGCACTAAGCCGAGCCAAGAGAGACGTGAAGCCTGCGGGCTTGCTCcgagggctgggggctgccgCCGACGTGCTGCCTCTCATACGCACCCAGGACGTGAAGGAGGATTCCCGAGTCTCGCCTCCCAG CAACCGGGAGGATGCTCACATCCGCGTCAAGCGCTACCGCCAGAGCATTAACAGATTCCCCCACTTCCAAACAAAGGCGTGCCGCTTCGGGACGTGCACGGTGCATTGGCTGGTCGACGAGCTCCACAGGGCGGCCGTCAACGATAGGAACGATGCCGCCCCCCCAAACAAGATCAGCCCCCGGGGCTACGGCCGCCGGCGGCGTTCGCTGCCCGAGCGCCGCAGCCCAGCGCGCTCCCCCAGCTCCGGGCGGCGCCCACGGACGCGCCGGGCGCAGCCCCTCGCCGCCTTCCTCGGAGTCTAA